AATCCGCCGATGCTGAAGGTCTCGCCCGGTGCGAACAGATGATCGAACTGGCGGCCGTCGGTGCGCATCTCGTCGGCCAGATTGAACACACGTTTGAACACGCCCTGCACGACGCAAATGTCCGCGCCGATGGCGATCCTGCCGCCCAGCGTGTCCTTCAGATACGGCGCTGCCGAAACGTGATCGGCATGGGCGTGTGTTTCCAGCAACCATTCGACCTGCAAGCCATGGGCTTTGACAAAGTCCACGACGCGTTCCGCCGACGCCGTCGACGTATGCCCGGACTTCGGGTCGTAGTCGAGCACCGGGTCGATCACCGCGCAGGCCGAGCCTTCGGCGGCGAACACCACATACGTGAACGTGCCGGTCGTGGTGTCGTAGAACGCTTCGATCAACGGGCTCATGCTCTGCTCCATGCGACTGATCCTGCTCATCCTGCTCCTGAGGTTCACGCCAGTTGCGGCTTGAACGGATATTGCTCGATCGTGCCGCCGCGCGCCGGCTGGATGCAGCGGTAACGAAACGGAATGTCGGTCGGGTGGCCGTACCAGCCGATGCCGAAGCCGTCGCCGTTCGTGGTGGTATGGCCGAGCCGCGAATGCAGGCTCTGATCGATCAGCGAGTGTTTCGCGTTGAACAGCACCGTTTCGAGCTGAAGCGGGTTACCTGTATAAGCGAGCCAGCGGCACATTGGGTTCTCTCCGGTCCGATGCAACCTGGCGACGGTTGCGCTCTGCTGCGACACAACGCTCCGGCGCGGCAGGCTGCCGCCCGGCCCGACACTACTTGATCACCGGCTGCAACGTCGCGATCGGAATCAGGAATTCGGAGAAGCCGGTCAACATGATCTGCACGCCAATACACAACAGCAGAAACGACGAGACGCGCATCGCGACCTTGGTGCCTTCCACGCCAAGGTAACGGGCGAAAATCACTGCACGGCTGTATACCAGATAGACGCTGAGCGCCACCAGCAGGGAGATAACCACCGACGCAACGCTCGACAACACGAACTCGGACAGCTTGTGCGTGCGGTTCGCGGTCAGCGCGATCGCCGTGGCAATCGAGCCCGGCCCGGTAGTCAGTGGAATGGTGAACGGGAAGAACGCCTTCGACATGGCGTTGTCCGCGTCGACGCGTTTCACCGCCGGTTGTTCGGCCGGCTGGGTGTCGGGCGCATTGAGCATCTGCCAGCCGCCGACCGCGACCGCAAGGCCGCCGCCAATGCGCAGCGCCTGCATCGAAATGCCGAAGAAATGCAGGATCGGGGTGCCGATAAAGAACGCCACCAGCAGCACGCAGACCACGTTGATGGCGATCTTGCGGGCGAGCGCGGTGCGCTCCTCGGTGGTCAACGACGCAGTCCGGTCAAGGAAGACAAATGCAATGCCGATCGGGTTGATGATGCTGATCAGCCCGGTGAAGCCAAACAGAATGTCCGAGATCAGACTTTCGACCATATGCGTTTTCCGTGATGAACGACTGCTCGCGTCGCGTGACCGGGATGATATCGCGCCGCGCCAGCCAGCACCGCATAAAGTGCGCTAGCGGCACGCTTGCCACTGTCTCGTCACCGCGGACGCTGCGCATTGCAGCGCAGCAAGCCGCGCGAAAAACACGCAAAAAAGATGCACGCGCAACTTTCGGAAAGCCTACACTTTTTTGACTTACTTTACGTACCCAAAGCATCAGGCATAAAGTCCCCAGCGAAGCCGCACTTTCAACGAGACGTACTTACCGGTTCGAGGAGTCGCCCCCATGTTGCTTCGTGTACTCGCCGCGCTGCCGTTCGTCGGCATATTGCTCGGTGTTCCGTTCGTGAATCGCGTCGAACCGCTGATGCTCGGCATGCCGTTCGTGCTGGCCTGGATCGTCATGTGGGTCGTGCTCAGTGCGATCATCATGGCGGTCGTCTACCGTCTGGACCCGTCCAACCGTCAACTCGCCGCCGTCGAAGGCGAGGAGGTCCGCCCATGAGCGCCCTGCTGATCATTGCGGCGATTACGCTGTTCGCGCTGTACCTCGGCATACGCGCGCGGCGCGGCCACGACATGAGCCTCGAACAATGGACGGTGGGCGGCCGCAGCTTCGGCACCGCGTTCGTGTTCCTGCTGATGGCCGGCGAGATCTA
This genomic stretch from Paraburkholderia bryophila harbors:
- a CDS encoding DUF3311 domain-containing protein, with product MLLRVLAALPFVGILLGVPFVNRVEPLMLGMPFVLAWIVMWVVLSAIIMAVVYRLDPSNRQLAAVEGEEVRP
- a CDS encoding MarC family protein codes for the protein MVESLISDILFGFTGLISIINPIGIAFVFLDRTASLTTEERTALARKIAINVVCVLLVAFFIGTPILHFFGISMQALRIGGGLAVAVGGWQMLNAPDTQPAEQPAVKRVDADNAMSKAFFPFTIPLTTGPGSIATAIALTANRTHKLSEFVLSSVASVVISLLVALSVYLVYSRAVIFARYLGVEGTKVAMRVSSFLLLCIGVQIMLTGFSEFLIPIATLQPVIK